attattcaataataaaacattattagGGTTCTTGTTTATGCCCTTTTCAGAAATTGTCTTCCTTGATCTTTGAATCCTGATCAGAGTAGGGTCGGCTGTGTTATATTCGAAGCACCAAAAGTAATGCCAGACGATATAAACACCTTAAAATCCGAAACGCAGTACATGGCAGTCTCCTTGCAGTGAAGAAGTAGAGGAACATAATAGTGATGTCTTGAGAGGATGAAGCTTGGCTTTAAGAATCGAAAGAACACTgcagtattagaaaaataataataataacatcaaTCATAAGCTCGCACTTACAAGGGGTTAAAtccaaagaaaataatagcaGAAAATATCAGTTCAAGATGCGAGATACCATGTCACACAAGTATGAATGAAGcaatctaaataattaaaacttctTGTACACACTGTGTTTAAGGCCATGGAAAATCATGGAttcttagagtgtgtttggtattgcggtagcggttgtgattgtggtttgaaaaaaattattttataaaaagtacttttagttgaggttggtttgaaaaaaattggtgtttggttaaaactatggttgaaattgagattgaagaaaaagtagtttaatgtgtttggttaaaaatgcttttaaaattgaggttataaaataatttaaaaaaatatatattaatattgatggttttaaatttaaatattgtagaattaattactcctattacatcatgaaataaaaaatactttataaaaaatactttttattatttcattaaactatttataattccattacgtacaaaattcatccgataagaattacagttttcataatttttttagcgtaagtaaatattatcaggtataaaattgatattacagtgcgagtgaatttaattaattcattttatactagtgtttttttttaatataaatgttaaaaaaatttatttggctggaaaaaaaaaaagaaatttcacgtgaacagtgcaattcgcactgttcacatgctccactgttcagtgaacagtggaggcaTGATACACTGTTCAATGAACAGTGTATCATGCTACACTGTTTGAACAGTGTAGCATGGTTGTTCTCAAAGAGCCGCGCAAAAAAGCAGCATTTTTCTGCTTTCAAATTGCCTGCGTTTCGCACGCAATTTGTTGTGGGACCCATACACAGtgaacagttttttttccttaaccaaACACTGAGCCAGTGCGTTTTTGAAGAAACGCAACCTCTACCTCGTTGCCAAACGGACACTTAAAATTGCAGAATACAATTAGGTAAATTAGCATGATATTGATTGTTGTCATGATTATGAAAAGGTAAAATGACAGGAACCTTGAGTACCCTTCTACGACTGCATTCATCAACTCCCTACTGTTAAGCATTATGTCAACACCATCCAGTTTGATCGGCTTAAGCATTGGGGTGCTCTGGATTCCACCTGAAATCACGGTAGCAgcaaagttcttcacttcgggATAGGAAAGCCTGTAAGGTTGGGAAGTTAGAATGCTGAAATCTCTTTTAATTGAGGGAACACCAGATTATCAATGCCCTCTTCTCCTTCTTATCCTTGCAAGTCCTCTGTAACAACTCTGTGCATGTGTGATAGTTCAGTACCAGGACTTTTCCATATGTGCAGTTCTGGTAAATTACGTAGTACAACTTTTCTTAAGCGGGGAAGCATCTCATTCTCACGAACAGCATACTTTTCGGCTCTGAGGTTAGCGCTTCACATGATTTTACATCGAGTTCTTCAAGCTCATCGAACCTTTGCAGCAAGTTGAATGAATCAAAAACATTTGACAGTTTCTGACACTTGTAAATCATCAAATATTTGAGATTCTATAAAGGCAATGACATTTCAAGAGGCAGTGCACGATGGCATAAGCTAGCCTTTGAAGGTTTCCAAACTCTGAATTTCTAGTTTTTCCAGGTGCAACAAGCAATTTGCCCAGCTCAACGACGGGTTTCCAGTACTCTCCTCGAGAGATCTAGACCACCTCTATCTAACAATTAAGTTCAGAAGAACAATCCTTAAGCCCTTGAATGATGCAAAAGATGCATCATCCGTTCTCTTCAGCAATGGCTTGAAATAAGCTAGCGAGGGAATTGCGAGCATATTTTTTCACCGTTCAGATAATTTGTTCCTCCAAAAAAACGAACcctacatatattttgaaacattaatatatatcatatacgAGGTCTCAtctaacaaataattttttttcttagacgGTTCTTTGACTGTACCAGAGCCTTATTACTTATTAGGGACTATCCACTCTCTCGTTCTCTCTTATGATTAAAATTGATGGGCAAGCAAAATATGCTAAACCCAAGACCCACTGAAGACTAGCCGGGGAGAAGAAGGGGTAGCTCAGCCGAAGCTCCCAGCCAAAGGCTAGACGGGGACAAGAAGCGGTAGCCCAGCCAAAGCCCCTTTACCCTAACCTAACCCAAGGCCACTCTAGTCTGTTGTAGCCCACCCAATTCTCTCCCATGCACTTGAAATTCTTATGAAAACATGTGGCATCCTTTTCCCTCTTGTAGGCGCCACTCTAGTCTGTTGTAGGCGTTGTCTTACCCCCTCGATATGCATATCATTATTTGCGCATAGTAGGAAAATTGTGCTGTGAAAAGTCATTCTTTTGTAGGTTTGTAGCCTCTATCATTGCTATGCTTTTGCAACCATATCCCCTTACTATCAAAAGTCTATCAATTTTGAGGATCACTAGGTCAAAAGGATACAACTTGGAAcctaaataacaatcaaaaacacatatatatatcccccttctcttttttatatattatttcccTACTTTGATTTACTAAATTAGACATGAATGGTCTCTTATTCCAATAGATCGTCAACCTCAAGCCTAGCATaaagcctaaaaaaaataaagtctttaAGGCTATAtgcaacaaacaaaacaaaaaaactcaaatcctACCTTGAGTTCTTACAACTCTATCAAAAATtaactttacttttttttttttttgggttctgatgatttttttacagtACTACCAGACAAAAAACATGTAGCCTTAAAGTATTCATTCTAAATTTGCTTACATACATTTTTAAAGCAGTTAGACGGCACAGAGATTTCAAGTaaactatgttttatatatatagaccaTTTGAAGATATCCAATGGGGAGGACATGTAcgaataaaaaacatgtaagaaaatatttatgacTCCCTTCTTCTCTCTGacatctattttaaaaaaatatatatatatacaatagaTTAGCGGATCAATAAGATAATCATTATTGATATTCGttcaaattaaaatgtaaattccAAATAAACGCAAACAAAACCTGGATATGGCATTCAGTGGAAACGACTATTCTTTTGCCACTCACTTCGGATGTTTCTTCCACATTCTCCGCAAACCTCCTCTGCCACGGGTTTCAACGTGGGAGACTCGATGAGGTCACCAGCATTGGTTTTGAGCAAATCCCACTACTCATGTTCAAATAGGACATCAAGTACTGGGATGATCGATCTTTGAAATCTCACCTCTGATAACCATGGCTTTGTCATGTTGTGAGGCTACAGTTTAGTCAAAACATCATCCAAGTTAATAAGGATCTTATCCACATTCGTCAATCAAGCAGGCAACCGACCTGCTCTTCCTTGTTCACTGGCCTCTTGAGTTTGCAGCACAGCACGCCTGCTATCTTCTGCTGAACACTTTATTGTTCTTCAATGCTTCTGTGAGTGCTTTCATGATACCCACTTTGGTACTTTCGAAAAGAACAAAGATCTTGAGATCACAGCACTATTCCTGGAGGATCAGGTGCAGGCTTGGAAACATTTTCAAACTTGCCGTCCTCTTTTAGTTTTGCAATCGCTACAAGTTTctataaattatcttaattatcAGATAATCGTCACTTAAGTAAAGGAAATAATTGTTCTCTACAGGTACATCACCCACACATTCTATTCACCTGCATAAAGATCAGTCCTATTATATATCTTGTGAGGTTATCTGACCTCATcaagtgaattttttaaaaaaattatgaactgCATCCAGAAAAATCACTCTTAATTAGGGTATGTCTATGATATAGTAAGTTGGTATCTGattcatattttaaattcacgattttattaataattaataaatgtaAAGCTATTTACATAATATgagtttttcatttattgattAAGAGGATATGCTAACTTTTTagctattaaaattaaaatcttattttcacattatatataaaaaaaattcataaatcttTTCAATTCGGACTTCAATATATAAtctaattttagatttattaaaaataacctTGATTTTAATGCGTAAAAACTAACttgagaatataaaaaaagaagtccATGAAGAGTACtggcatcattttttattttatttttcaatgcatTATAAGAACACAATTATTATTCTTGAAGCACAACCAACGCACCTAACTAAACAAACGCTTTATTGGCATTAATTACCACTCTTCTTTAACATTATCCTTAATTTGAATTCTCAAAAAGAGTTTCCCTTGGGAACAATTTTCTCAAGGAATGTGATCGATATAATTAGGAATTATGACATGCATCATCCATACAACACGTGCTCCATTAAGAGATTCCACGAGGTTCAACTCTAACAGGttatgtaaaataattattttaatttaattcaattgataattaaatcaaattcatatatttgtatgagattaaatttattttattttgttttttatattacttttattattttcattttatttcttcaaagaTCTCTAAAAATAAGTATTATGAATAAGTTAGTTTTAACtctaaatttctctttttttgtgacttttttgtagtatttttaaatattaaattccatttaaaattcaattcttaaccCTCAAAATAttccaaacataaaattttattaaaatatcttcattaaatttaaataaaaaaagttccaAGCATGCTCTCAAAGATGAGCTTGGAAGTTGTAGTATACGGGAGAGACATATGCAGCATTGAAAGCCTTAAAAAAGACATGCAAACAGGGGAATGGTTGTGAGCCTAATGGGTTTGCGTATCTTAGGTGAAAGGTCTATTTTTGAACCAGAAAATAACATATAGAGTATGATTCGGGATAAGACTTGGGCATGTTCAGTGATGTATATAACTACACCAACCTGAATTTTTATCTTGACTATTATGCAATTTGTAGTTTGAACCCACCATCAACCGATAAGaacagggttttttttaatttaattcaccttttttttcttgttcttgccAGACAGGATAAGAGCTTTGATTCTATCAAAGGTCTTGTGCTATGTGTGCAGGCAGTGGACAAGAGGTGGGGGAGGACAACGAAAAGCATACGAAGCACAATTTGTTTGACTTTGGTGCTCAATAATAACAGCATAGTGATAgatattttcatttcttgtaaTCTTGTAATAATTCGGCTCCGATaacaataaggaaaaaaaaaaaaaaaggtggaagCTTTGTCGATTGGGTGAGCCCAAACAGGACAGTGGTTGTCCATTAATTTAGGACAACCTAACTACCATATGGATGAGGTCTGAACGAACTATCTTATCCTTTAGACCCTCACCAACAAACCATATTTTAGATCTTGTCCCAAAACCGAATTTCAATCTTGTGCGCATTCTCATAAAGCTCAGCGACTAGGACACACCATTGTTCAAGGTCACGACCTTCCTTCAAGAAAGCTAATAAAACTCCGCTCTCTCCTGTACTtccacacaaattaattatcaatgtcGATAGCTATCTTTTGTGaaattctctttaaaaaatatcgtTTTTTCTTGCCAATCATCTGCGTTGTGAATAGCACAATGAGACCCAATAATCAATaacttaatttacaaataactTATATTGCAAAGGAAATTACTTTCCACAATTATTCCAACCAACTCCATGTTTTTTCAGGCAAGCTCATGAGATCAAGGTATATAAATACCTtaaatcaccaaaaaaataaagaaattaatagaACAATACAAGATTATAAACCACTAATAATAACATACAATCCTTACACTCTTTATTCTCCTTCTCATTcgtgtttattatttttctcttacaatttgctaatttctattttgataaagaacttgtttttgcataaaatatcAAGTTCAAAGATAAATGTTATATTCACACCTAGATACTTCAACCCAAGACACATCCATCGAAGATCAAATCTAAtctaaagtttttataattttattagttgCAATGTCTGTAAGAAATTATACAGAAGCTAGTTCATTCTCctcattcaaaacaaaatcatgGTTGGAGACTTAAAAACATAAGTTCATTGGAGGGAAACTAACCTTCTTGTCGTAGGTACAACAGCTCATCAGGTTTCCAATAAATTACTCATATATTTAGTGTCCAACGATGTTGTTCTAGTTATACAGCAACTATTTCACAATATCAATGGGAAACACAACACCTAACTCCATTACATGCAACACCAAGTGCATAAAAACAACTCTGATTTCCTAAAAGAACATGGCAAAACAATGTGCAGGAAAATAAGCACGAGAATACTCATACTTCAACTTTCTAAATGAGCCATATTTGTTATGAAAAGCATTCCTCATATATGATTACATGTCTAACaatgctaatttaaaaaaactatggtGGACTTATAGATCCTAGAAAACATATACAAAATGTACGAAGCATCCTGGAGCTTGTCACTCAAGTCAACAACTATGTGTAAAATTCTTCCAACAATATTTTATGAATCTGCTCAAACATGCTACCACAACCTAAAGCCCATATCCATCCTAAACTTTAgcaatttttatgtcaaacttATCTTCTACTTCAACATAAgcataccaattaaaaaaattcacaaatgaGATCTTCACCATCACATAATAAGAAGATGGAATCACCCGGGCATATCTTTAAAGGTTTAATGAAAAAATGTTCAACATAGAGAGTCTACTTGAATTTATTACCGTTAAAACTCTATTAATAGAGTCTATAACTATTTTAtatgagaaaaattataaactctTCATGATTGAACTCTCTTTAAAGtgaaacatataataaaaaataatattcaaatagAAGTTGTGAGCTTTACTAGGCAAGAACACCCTTATTTTCAACATCAGAGAGCAAAATCTCAAAAAGCATCATCGATCTCCTAGCAGCCCTAGAGAATCCAAAAAGAACATTAAGGGATCCAGTCGTAGTCAGCTAACATTCGTTAAACTCATAACCACACCTGACTACCATGTGTATTGAGGTTTTTCCTTCCATCAAGCGAAAAGAATTAATGTAATCTCGACCACTTTATGAAGAGTGGCTCAAACATACGAAACCCCGatagatgtttttcttttcataacaATAATGACCACGATACCAAGAACTATCACGCCCTAAAAAAGAGATAGATGGATTGATCGTTAGAGGTTACCTCCAATAATTTGTAATGAAGGAAATGGAACTCGAACAAAAAATGAAGGATGTTGATGTGTCCTATGATGAGTTACCTGAGATCATATGGGTTTCAGGGATCGTATTTCCacttacataaaaataaattttaacttttcaataagaaaatcaatatcGCCTCTCCAAGTTGTCTCCATATGTTTTTCTCCATGGTATTGCTCATATTCATATCTCCAACAAAAACCTTCATATCTCCAATGAAAGCCTTCATATCTCCAACAAAAATCTTTATAtcccaaataaaatattcatgtcTTAAATGAAATCTCTATGTCTATCAATAATTATCTCTATAAACATTAATCATGATAATTTCGTTATTGATCCTTCATTGTCATTGGCATAATTCTTATTTTGACAATATTTTCATGATCATAAAACATTTTTCATCTTAAGTGAAAATGGTCTTTATCCTAGGAGGAACAAACAAGTCAATTTCTTAGCATGCCAAAACTCTCATCTTTTATGCATAGCATGTTAGCAAAATGAGTCAGGGTATGCAAATAGAGAAACAAAATCTATATGAAGGCAACATGATATGTATAAGACAATAAGTGTTTTTCTTCCCTCCTTCTTCTATTAGTTAAGTctttcaaacataattttttgaaaaacttgaGGGACAAATGAAAGTATAGCTAATAAAAAATGTGACAGCTTTGCTGTTTGGTTGTTCGTTTAAGGCAGCCTTCCATCTAGACCATGCCTAAAAAGGCAATCCTGTCTTTTAGGCCCTCAATAACAAATGGTATTATGAGTCTCATCCCAACCACCCTAGAAATGAATTTCAACCCTATGCAAATTCTCAGGAAGCTTAGCTACTAGCTGACACCACGATGTAAAGTTACAACCTATAAGAAAGTTAATACAACACCACACTCTTATACCTACTCAAGATCTATCAGTGTGGTGTCTATCTTTCTCGTCAATAGCTATATCTCACTAACTTGTCTTCCTAATAAGAACCAACATTTCTCGTCAATCATCCGCGAGCACCAACCTTTCTCATTAATGGTACAACGAGGCACAACAACCAACAATTTATTTTGGTGGTAATCTGCATTGTAAAGGAAATTATTCTCTATAATTACTTGTTGAAACTCCATGCTCTCTCAGATAAAATCATGTGACAAATGTATATAAATACCTCATGTTACTATATAAACAAATAAGACGACAAAACAACACAAGATCACAAACCACAAATAACAATTGCGACATACGCTACTTAcacttttattctctttttctttccgaTACACTATTTTTCTCCTACCTTTTACTAACTTAAATATCAGAGGGTCTTCTATTTTGATAAGAAActtgttttgcaaagaaaatcaCTCGTGACTTAACTTCGTCTTCCATGTTATCCcttgtaaaaaacaatatttattgtaATGCATGCCTTATACAACATATAGGAGagagaaatcaaattaaaaaattaatttaacattacTAAATTGTGGGATGAAATTCCAAATAGTCAAGTTTTTGCCTCTatgatgatttttcttctttcaattttgctTTACAGTTTCTTTAGTCTCATATTGGAAGTTGAAGAGTTTGATTTAAATTGGAATCATTTTAAGTGTTAATTTTGTTCAATCAAGTTCTTAATTGTCAACATTCATTATCTTTCTTTGTATtgatcaataatttaatttgattctaaatctttaaaataaaaataaaaagttaatttgattgttttcagcacaaaaccaaaccaaaaataatcatatcatttttcttcattaaaacaCTAACCAAATACAATTTGGTAATTCTTGAACCCATGAATTATGTTTTGAGGACACACGTATTTCACTCTGCAAAACCTTTTTCAAACGATCCTTTCCACTAGAAGTTCAAAATTGGCTTACCAAATTACTTATCCATGGGAATACCATTTAAGGCACGTTCCTTTTATACAGGAGAACCTTCCAAATCTTGGTTAAGACAGGGACATTTCGAGCATGATACCCTCTTGCAATGAGTGCCCAAATAGCCTTACACGTCCACACGTATCAAGGCCTCATTGTAAGGCAATAAAAGAGTTGAATATCCCCACATGAATACTTGCCTACGATAAGACCAAACAACTTtgaaaagataaagaagataaGATCAAttctatgatttttcttttcttctcccaTTTATTAACTCATGGCAGTTGTCACGCACACTtcattaattcatttatttaacAGCTTAATACAGAAAAATCcccataaaatgttttttaagaaaatcaatttggaCAGATCCCTCCTCTCCTACCATGCCATAAAGCTGGATGGATAAAGATAAAGTTGGCTACCTACAGGTCATCCAAATGGGTGAAAAGTCACTGTTATCCTTATCCAAGGGGCTCAAAATCCCAATAGTGCAAGGTTAATTATGTCTTTGACAAGTCAAGCATCCAAGGGTGTCCATGACAAAAATTTATCCATCTTGCATTATCTTCTCCTAtcgaaaaaatgaaaaaaaaaatgcattgaagatataggttttttattaaaaactttgTAAAtcggagaagaaaacaaaataaagctaAACTAAAttaaggtaaaaataaaataaattgttgttGGGGGGTTatgcatcatcatcttcttcatcttcttgcaGATCTGAAAGGGAGAAGCAACTTTGAGACTTCATACCAAACTTAGCAAACCTCCTCTCGTGCAATTTTCTTGCTATGATGCCTTGTGTAAGTGCTTCACCAGATGGGTTTTCCTTGTTTTCTTGATCTTGTGCTTGTGCTGCTCCTAATCTTGggtcgtcgtcgtcatcatcatcatcatcttcatgcAGAGCGAGGAGAGGCATGGATTTTGGATTTGACCAACTGTAAAAAGATTTCCTTGACcatttatttgccattaaaattcTCCTCCTTTTGTTAAATGGATTCTCTGGCTTCTCCAATTCCTTCACTGTGTTTACTGTATTCACTTCTGATAAATTTGTAAATGACTTTGATTTCCCTGAAAAATGATTCGATAATCCCCTcctaaaatcaagaaaaaagaaaaacaccaaaatcaactaaaatacCTCTAGAAAAATTACTATAAGCTGTAGCTAAATCaagttttcttgaaaataaataaaaagaaaaataaaccaagAGATGGAGAATTATTAATTACttataggaaaaacaaaaacaccaaaatcaactaaaaaaccCCCAAAAATTACTTACTTGATAGGAAGAGCATCTTCTAAAGAATTCAAAGAGCCCAAAACGTTGTTCTTTTTCGAAGAAACGACACCATCTtcttcgtcgtcgtcgtcatcttcttcttcttcactgtcATCCGGAGCTCCGATTGACGAAGAACTCTCAGATAAATCATCCGTGTGTATACCCGACCCGCCCCGGCTCGAGATCGGACtctcatcaccatcaccatcttcCTCTTTCAAGAACAAGAACGGCGGGGCCACTCCCACCTGGTGCTTCTCCTGCGGTGGTGGAGGTACAACGAACGACGACCCATTTGAGGAAACATCGCCGCCTATGCTAAAAGTGGGTCCCACCAAAACCTCCATGAACTTTGTCGCTCTCACAGCTAATCACAAACTGTAAATGGCTAATGGATGGTGAAAGAAATGGGAAAGTGGGGATCTTTTTTTACCGTTTTAGCCTTCACCTCTCCTCCGTCGTCTTCTTCTCTAGTATTTGGTTTCAAGATGGGGTTTGCTACCATGAAAAGATTAGCACAAGGTAAGAGATCGAGTGCAGGATAAGGTCGATAGGGTGAAGGTtaaggagagaaagaaagatcacaaatttataaaaacaagagTGTTTCTGGAgatggaaagagagagagacagataAGGAGGAAGAGTGAGTGGATATATATGCACTCAAAATGTATGGATTTATGTCTATGTCTGTCAGGgagttaatatgtttttatttggtcCCTCTATTGTCAGTCTTGTTTCACTTTgatcattaaactattttttattttgatattatttattcttcaactttatttttgtaaCTATTGTCTGCGTGGTTTTTTAATTCAGTCTAGCTCAATAACACAGGTCGATTTAGAAAATTCATGATACTAAATAAGACCTAGTCCAAGatttaagttgaattaaaaaaaaatttctatctaATAAAACatgaatgatttaattaagtttttaatgatCTGATTAATCTTATTAAAACTTAATCagattaatatcaaaaaaattaaaaatacaaaataatattattttgaataaaaataattaatttattgatctaggttatttttcaagttaGTCCACAAA
The Populus nigra chromosome 3, ddPopNigr1.1, whole genome shotgun sequence genome window above contains:
- the LOC133689914 gene encoding protein OXIDATIVE STRESS 3 LIKE 4-like produces the protein MEVLVGPTFSIGGDVSSNGSSFVVPPPPQEKHQVGVAPPFLFLKEEDGDGDESPISSRGGSGIHTDDLSESSSSIGAPDDSEEEEDDDDDEEDGVVSSKKNNVLGSLNSLEDALPIKRGLSNHFSGKSKSFTNLSEVNTVNTVKELEKPENPFNKRRRILMANKWSRKSFYSWSNPKSMPLLALHEDDDDDDDDDPRLGAAQAQDQENKENPSGEALTQGIIARKLHERRFAKFGMKSQSCFSLSDLQEDEEDDDA